One stretch of Corynebacterium auriscanis DNA includes these proteins:
- a CDS encoding Trm112 family protein — translation MIDPKLLEILACPKDKQPLEDHGDYLVNPRLGLAYPVQDDIPVLLVDEAVEWPLSPRA, via the coding sequence ATGATCGATCCGAAACTTCTAGAGATCCTCGCGTGCCCGAAAGATAAGCAACCACTGGAGGATCACGGCGATTATCTGGTCAACCCGCGTTTGGGCTTGGCTTATCCGGTGCAGGATGACATCCCAGTATTGCTAGTGGATGAGGCCGTGGAATGGCCGTTGAGCCCGCGCGCATAA
- the thiC gene encoding phosphomethylpyrimidine synthase ThiC, protein MDAYASEIHPKHSYAPIRHNGLEVPETQIQLDDSPTGPNQPLKIYRTRGPWADPTEGLPSLRSNWILERGDVEEYEGRRRNLLDDGNRAAKRGAASEEWKGQSRKPLRATSGKRVTQMHYARRGDITPEMEFVALREHCDVEKVRSEVAAGRAIIPSNINHPESEPMIIGNAFLTKINANIGNSAVTSSIREEVDKLRWATRWGADTVMDLSTGNDIHTTREWIMRNSPVPIGTVPIYQALEKVDGVAEDLTWEIFRDTVIEQCEQGVDYMTIHAGVRLPFVPLTTKRVTGIVSRGGSIMAGWCLAHHKESFLYENYDELCEIFAQYDVAFSLGDGLRPGSIADANDKAQFAELKTIGELTRRAWEHDVQVMVEGPGHVPLNKVQVNNELEQEWCGGAPFYTLGPLVTDIAPGYDHITSAIGAANIAMGGTAMLCYVTPKEHLGLPNKDDVKTGVITYKVAAHAADVAKGHPGAQEWDDAMSKARFEFRWHDQFALSLDPDTAQAYHDETLPAEPAKTAHFCSMCGPKFCSMRISQDIRDTFKDDLGTDLGMPTFGEQLDPEVAQAAEAGMEQKAEEFREQGAQIYLEESAVVRDK, encoded by the coding sequence ATGGACGCCTACGCATCCGAAATTCACCCAAAGCACAGCTATGCCCCAATCCGCCACAACGGTCTAGAGGTCCCGGAAACACAGATTCAACTGGATGATTCCCCCACCGGCCCGAATCAGCCACTGAAGATCTACCGCACACGTGGCCCATGGGCGGACCCCACTGAGGGCCTCCCCAGCCTCCGCAGCAATTGGATCCTAGAACGCGGTGATGTCGAGGAGTACGAGGGTCGGCGTCGGAACCTATTGGACGATGGCAACCGAGCGGCTAAGCGCGGGGCGGCCAGTGAGGAATGGAAAGGCCAGTCACGCAAACCGCTGCGCGCCACCAGCGGTAAGCGAGTAACGCAAATGCATTATGCCCGCCGCGGTGACATCACCCCGGAGATGGAATTCGTGGCGCTGCGCGAGCACTGCGACGTGGAAAAGGTGCGCAGCGAGGTCGCCGCGGGGCGTGCAATTATCCCCAGCAACATCAACCACCCGGAAAGCGAACCGATGATCATCGGCAACGCGTTCCTCACCAAGATCAACGCGAACATTGGTAACTCCGCGGTGACGTCCTCCATCCGTGAAGAAGTGGACAAGCTGCGGTGGGCCACCCGATGGGGAGCGGATACGGTGATGGATCTATCCACCGGCAACGATATCCACACCACCCGCGAATGGATCATGCGCAACTCCCCCGTGCCTATCGGTACCGTGCCGATATACCAGGCGCTAGAGAAGGTCGACGGTGTGGCCGAAGATCTCACGTGGGAAATCTTCCGCGATACCGTCATTGAGCAGTGCGAACAGGGCGTGGACTACATGACCATTCACGCTGGCGTGCGCCTGCCGTTTGTGCCACTGACTACCAAGCGCGTCACCGGCATTGTGTCTCGCGGTGGTTCGATCATGGCTGGGTGGTGCCTGGCGCATCACAAGGAGAGCTTCCTGTACGAAAACTACGACGAGCTGTGCGAGATTTTCGCGCAGTACGACGTGGCGTTTTCCCTAGGCGATGGCCTCCGGCCGGGTTCCATCGCCGATGCGAACGACAAGGCTCAATTCGCCGAGTTGAAAACCATTGGCGAACTGACCCGTCGGGCGTGGGAACACGACGTGCAGGTCATGGTGGAAGGCCCCGGTCACGTCCCACTCAACAAGGTCCAAGTCAACAACGAACTGGAACAAGAGTGGTGTGGAGGCGCACCGTTTTACACACTGGGCCCACTGGTCACCGATATCGCACCGGGTTACGACCACATCACCAGCGCTATCGGCGCTGCGAACATCGCCATGGGCGGTACCGCGATGCTGTGCTACGTCACGCCCAAGGAGCACCTCGGTCTGCCGAACAAAGATGACGTGAAAACTGGTGTGATCACCTACAAGGTGGCCGCTCATGCAGCCGATGTGGCCAAAGGCCATCCCGGCGCCCAGGAGTGGGATGACGCAATGAGTAAGGCCCGCTTCGAATTCCGGTGGCACGATCAGTTTGCGCTGTCCCTGGATCCCGATACCGCGCAGGCCTACCATGATGAAACCCTGCCGGCGGAGCCAGCGAAGACCGCACACTTCTGCTCCATGTGTGGCCCGAAGTTCTGCTCTATGCGCATTAGTCAGGACATCCGCGACACATTCAAGGACGACCTTGGCACCGACCTGGGCATGCCTACTTTTGGAGAGCAGCTAGACCCCGAGGTTGCTCAAGCCGCAGAGGCCGGGATGGAACAAAAGGCCGAGGAATTCCGCGAGCAAGGTGCCCAGATTTACTTGGAGGAATCCGCGGTTGTCCGAGACAAGTAA
- a CDS encoding thiazole synthase encodes MLRIAGKDFSSHLIMGTGGATSQAQLEKALVASGTQLTTVAMRRFRAGQPQADGAGETVFGLLERLGIDVLPNTAGCRTAKDAMLTAQLAREALGTNWVKLELIADDRTLLPDVVELVDTCEMLVAEGFEVLAYTSDDPVVAKRLEDVGAAAVMPLGSPIGTGLGILNPHNIELICARAGVPVLLDAGVGTASDATLAMELGCSGVLLASAVNRCQDPVAMATAMKLAVEAGRLARTAGRIPQRTHAQGALASSSFDGLATWDADWAEEVL; translated from the coding sequence ATGTTGCGGATTGCCGGGAAGGATTTTTCCTCCCACCTGATCATGGGTACTGGTGGCGCGACCAGCCAGGCTCAGTTGGAAAAGGCATTGGTGGCCAGTGGAACGCAGCTCACGACGGTTGCGATGCGTCGCTTCCGTGCAGGTCAACCGCAGGCAGATGGCGCTGGTGAAACCGTATTTGGGCTCTTGGAGCGACTGGGCATCGACGTGTTGCCCAACACCGCCGGATGTCGCACAGCCAAAGACGCGATGTTGACGGCGCAGTTGGCGCGCGAGGCGTTGGGCACCAACTGGGTCAAGCTGGAACTCATCGCAGATGATCGCACACTGTTGCCAGATGTTGTGGAGCTAGTCGATACCTGCGAGATGCTGGTTGCCGAGGGCTTCGAGGTTCTGGCTTATACCAGCGATGATCCGGTGGTAGCCAAACGCTTGGAGGATGTAGGTGCGGCCGCGGTCATGCCGTTAGGATCGCCGATTGGCACCGGCCTGGGCATTCTTAACCCCCACAATATCGAGCTGATCTGTGCACGTGCTGGCGTGCCAGTATTGCTGGATGCCGGTGTGGGCACGGCTTCGGATGCCACCCTCGCCATGGAGCTGGGATGCAGTGGTGTGCTGCTCGCCAGTGCGGTGAATCGCTGCCAGGACCCCGTCGCCATGGCCACTGCCATGAAGCTCGCAGTGGAAGCGGGCCGTTTAGCGCGCACGGCCGGTCGTATTCCGCAGCGCACGCATGCGCAGGGGGCACTGGCTAGCTCCAGTTTCGATGGTCTGGCAACATGGGATGCCGACTGGGCCGAGGAGGTGCTGTAG
- the argF gene encoding ornithine carbamoyltransferase, whose product MVKHFFADDDLTPAEQAEVLALAEELKADRFNNQYRDLLDRRSVAVLFDKTSTRTRFSFDAGVTELGGNPIVVETGASQMGKGETVQDTGAVLSRFVHAIVWRTGAQKNLEEMAETATAPIVNALSDDFHPCQILADLQTIKEHKGELQGLKAVYFGDGANNMANSYMLGFATAGIDVIICAPKGFQPEPQFVERARKRAAETGATIEITDAVDAAGADVVITDTWLSMGQDPDEDRSVLRKYQVNQALMDTAAKDAIFMHCLPAYRGNEVTADVIDGEQSVVFDEAENRLHAQKALLVWLLR is encoded by the coding sequence ATGGTTAAACACTTTTTCGCCGATGATGACCTCACACCCGCCGAGCAGGCTGAGGTGCTGGCGCTGGCCGAAGAACTCAAGGCCGACCGCTTCAACAACCAATACCGCGACCTGTTGGATCGGCGCAGCGTGGCGGTACTGTTTGACAAAACCTCGACACGCACCCGCTTTTCTTTCGACGCCGGCGTGACCGAACTCGGTGGCAACCCAATCGTCGTAGAAACCGGGGCATCGCAGATGGGGAAGGGGGAGACCGTCCAAGATACGGGTGCGGTCTTGTCCCGCTTCGTACACGCGATTGTGTGGCGCACGGGCGCACAAAAGAATCTGGAGGAGATGGCGGAGACAGCGACGGCGCCGATCGTCAATGCCCTGTCCGACGATTTCCACCCCTGCCAGATCCTCGCGGACCTGCAGACCATCAAGGAGCACAAGGGTGAGCTCCAGGGGCTGAAGGCCGTGTACTTCGGCGATGGGGCGAACAACATGGCTAATTCCTACATGCTAGGATTCGCCACCGCTGGGATTGATGTGATCATCTGCGCACCGAAGGGGTTCCAACCGGAACCACAATTCGTAGAGCGGGCACGCAAGCGTGCAGCAGAAACCGGTGCCACCATTGAGATCACTGATGCGGTCGACGCTGCAGGTGCCGACGTGGTGATTACCGATACATGGCTGTCCATGGGGCAAGATCCCGACGAGGACCGCAGCGTGCTGCGCAAGTATCAAGTCAATCAAGCGTTGATGGATACGGCGGCGAAAGATGCGATTTTCATGCACTGCCTGCCGGCGTACCGCGGAAACGAGGTGACAGCGGATGTCATCGACGGGGAGCAGTCGGTGGTATTCGACGAGGCGGAAAACCGTCTGCACGCACAGAAGGCGCTGTTGGTATGGCTGCTGCGTTAA
- a CDS encoding thiamine phosphate synthase — protein MDPRTLGCYFVTGRAVTEPSPTPTEDEVERIVGVAIQAAKGGAGIIQVRSKPITVRALTELTIRIADAVKRANPQTKVVVDDRVDVVAALQGEHHVHGVHIGQDDLDPRLARAVLGPRAIIGLTTGTLELVRGANDYADVIDYIGAGPFRPTPTKRSGREPLGLKGYAPLVEASHVPIVAIGDVRAEDAADLAATGVAGVAIVRGFMNAADPAAVARQVVRAFITDAPSVPNVDQ, from the coding sequence TTGGATCCCCGCACCTTAGGCTGCTACTTCGTCACCGGTCGTGCCGTCACCGAGCCCTCCCCAACCCCAACGGAGGACGAGGTCGAACGCATCGTGGGCGTCGCTATCCAAGCGGCCAAAGGTGGAGCGGGAATCATCCAGGTGCGCAGCAAACCGATTACGGTACGAGCGCTCACGGAGCTGACCATCCGAATTGCCGATGCTGTGAAGCGCGCGAACCCGCAGACCAAGGTTGTAGTGGATGACCGCGTGGATGTGGTGGCAGCCCTGCAGGGTGAACATCACGTGCACGGAGTCCACATCGGCCAGGATGACCTAGATCCACGCCTAGCCCGCGCCGTACTGGGACCGCGAGCCATCATTGGCTTGACAACCGGCACGCTGGAGTTGGTGCGCGGCGCGAATGATTATGCCGATGTCATCGACTATATTGGCGCCGGCCCGTTCCGCCCCACGCCCACCAAGCGATCCGGTAGGGAGCCCCTCGGGTTGAAGGGATACGCGCCTCTGGTGGAGGCTTCCCATGTGCCGATCGTGGCCATTGGCGATGTTCGCGCCGAGGATGCTGCCGACCTCGCAGCTACGGGCGTGGCCGGTGTGGCCATCGTTCGGGGGTTCATGAATGCGGCGGATCCGGCCGCTGTGGCGCGCCAAGTTGTGCGAGCTTTTATTACCGACGCCCCGTCGGTGCCGAATGTAGACCAGTGA
- the thiO gene encoding glycine oxidase ThiO: MRTFQHVIIGAGIIGLTTALELVREGVPGQSIAVVDPAPISGASWVAGGMLAPVAEVQYGQEALYPLMMRSAELWPDLIAFVRRLSDLPTGFRDESTLVVAADRADATHLSELMEHQSHNGMTIRRIPLRRARAIEPGLSPQLSGAVEIPGDHQVNPRLFCAATMDALAQCGVTMVRAQATGLITDAGTCTAVKLRDGNDVGVEKSVYLCNGLGANDVEGAPRLPVRPVRGDLVRLAVPHSLPTPVDRVIRGFVEDRPIYVIPRTDATIAVGATSREDDRVRPGVGGVHTLLRDAIRVVPGLEECEFLEALAGARPGTPDDLPLLGTVGTNVVVSNGYFRHGILLSALGARAGVAMGLHLATPEAAAAEATADEPLDVASRAVGVDLSACALGRL; encoded by the coding sequence ATGAGGACATTCCAGCACGTAATCATCGGTGCCGGGATTATTGGTCTTACGACGGCGTTGGAGCTTGTGCGCGAGGGTGTTCCCGGACAGTCCATTGCGGTGGTGGATCCGGCCCCTATCAGTGGGGCTTCGTGGGTGGCCGGTGGGATGCTCGCACCAGTGGCAGAGGTGCAGTACGGCCAAGAGGCCCTCTATCCCTTGATGATGCGGTCGGCGGAGCTGTGGCCGGATCTGATCGCGTTCGTGCGGCGGCTCTCCGATCTACCCACGGGATTCCGCGACGAATCCACCCTAGTGGTGGCAGCGGATCGGGCGGATGCCACCCATCTATCGGAACTGATGGAGCACCAAAGCCACAATGGGATGACGATCCGTCGTATTCCCCTGCGCCGGGCGCGGGCCATTGAACCCGGCCTGTCCCCGCAGCTCTCCGGTGCCGTGGAGATCCCCGGTGACCACCAAGTTAATCCCCGACTGTTTTGCGCTGCCACCATGGATGCCCTGGCTCAGTGCGGTGTCACGATGGTGCGGGCGCAAGCCACGGGTCTTATCACCGATGCCGGCACGTGTACTGCGGTGAAACTGCGGGATGGGAACGATGTGGGCGTGGAAAAAAGTGTGTACCTGTGCAACGGACTTGGCGCCAACGATGTGGAAGGTGCACCACGGCTACCGGTACGCCCTGTGCGCGGAGACCTAGTGCGCTTAGCTGTTCCGCACAGTCTTCCCACGCCCGTTGACCGGGTAATTCGAGGGTTTGTAGAAGATCGACCGATCTATGTGATTCCGCGTACTGATGCGACCATTGCCGTTGGCGCCACTAGCCGTGAGGACGATCGTGTGCGCCCCGGTGTTGGCGGGGTGCACACGCTGCTGCGCGATGCTATCCGTGTAGTGCCTGGGCTGGAAGAATGCGAGTTTTTGGAAGCCCTGGCCGGAGCGCGGCCGGGTACTCCAGACGACTTGCCGTTGCTGGGTACAGTGGGGACTAACGTGGTGGTCTCCAACGGTTACTTCCGACACGGAATCCTGCTTTCTGCCCTTGGGGCCCGCGCAGGTGTGGCAATGGGCTTGCACCTAGCCACTCCGGAGGCTGCTGCTGCGGAAGCTACTGCGGACGAGCCGCTCGATGTGGCATCGCGCGCGGTGGGTGTGGACCTGAGCGCCTGTGCCCTAGGCCGGCTGTGA
- the argH gene encoding argininosuccinate lyase: MTTPAHGTNEGALWGGRFSGGPADAMAALSKSTHFDWVLAPYDVLASQAHARVLNRAGLLSDADLETMLAGLTQLGEDVESGAFGPEPNDEDVHGAMERGLIDRVGPQVGGRLRAGRSRNDQVATLFRMWVRDAIRDIAAGVTDVVDAIVAQADAHPDVIMPGKTHFQAAQPVLLAHQLLAHAHPLQRDIQRMKDLDTRLAVSPYGSGALAGSSLSLDPEAIAEELGFDSAADNSIDATSSRDFASEAAFVLAQTAVDLSRFAEEIIAWSTPEFGYVTLADEWSTGSSIMPQKKNPDVAELMRGKTGRLIGNTTGLLSTLKAMPLAYNRDLQEDKEPIVDSVTQLNLLLPAMAGLISTLTFHPQRLRELAPAGYTLATDLAEWMVRQGVPFRVAHEASGSCVRIAEGRGVDLVDLTDEELAGVHEALTPDVREVLTIDGAVASRSTRGGTAGVRVAEQRERVRAQAELDREWARTSPIPGR; encoded by the coding sequence ATGACCACCCCAGCGCACGGAACAAACGAAGGCGCCCTGTGGGGCGGCCGCTTCTCTGGCGGTCCAGCAGACGCAATGGCGGCCTTGAGCAAGTCCACTCACTTCGACTGGGTTCTGGCGCCGTACGACGTGTTGGCATCTCAGGCACACGCCCGAGTATTGAACCGCGCAGGGTTGCTTTCCGATGCGGATCTGGAGACGATGCTCGCGGGATTAACGCAACTGGGTGAGGACGTAGAGTCAGGTGCCTTTGGACCGGAGCCGAACGATGAGGACGTCCATGGGGCAATGGAGCGAGGCTTGATCGACCGTGTGGGGCCGCAAGTCGGTGGCCGGCTGCGCGCAGGACGCTCCCGTAACGACCAGGTGGCGACGCTGTTCCGCATGTGGGTACGCGATGCCATCCGCGATATCGCCGCTGGCGTGACCGATGTTGTGGATGCGATTGTTGCGCAGGCAGACGCCCACCCAGATGTCATCATGCCTGGTAAAACCCACTTTCAGGCCGCGCAGCCCGTGTTGCTGGCTCACCAGTTGTTGGCACATGCGCACCCGCTGCAGCGCGATATTCAGCGGATGAAGGATCTGGATACCCGTCTGGCGGTATCCCCGTACGGCTCTGGTGCGCTGGCCGGTTCCTCGCTGTCCTTGGATCCGGAGGCCATTGCCGAGGAATTGGGATTTGATTCGGCCGCTGATAACTCGATTGATGCCACGAGTTCGCGCGATTTCGCCTCCGAGGCGGCCTTCGTGCTGGCGCAGACCGCCGTTGATCTGTCTCGCTTCGCTGAGGAGATCATTGCGTGGTCCACGCCGGAGTTCGGGTACGTGACCTTGGCCGATGAATGGTCGACGGGATCGTCGATCATGCCGCAGAAGAAGAACCCGGATGTCGCCGAGCTCATGCGTGGCAAGACAGGCCGGTTGATCGGTAACACGACTGGGTTGCTGTCCACCCTGAAGGCTATGCCACTGGCTTACAATCGCGATCTGCAAGAGGACAAGGAGCCGATCGTGGATTCGGTTACCCAGCTGAACTTGCTGCTGCCGGCGATGGCGGGTTTGATCTCCACCCTGACGTTCCACCCGCAGCGCCTGCGTGAGCTCGCACCTGCGGGATACACTCTGGCCACGGACTTAGCCGAGTGGATGGTACGCCAAGGTGTGCCATTCCGCGTGGCTCATGAGGCATCGGGTTCCTGTGTGCGCATCGCCGAAGGCAGGGGAGTGGATCTAGTGGACCTCACCGATGAAGAACTTGCTGGGGTCCACGAGGCCCTCACTCCGGACGTGCGTGAGGTATTGACGATCGACGGTGCCGTGGCATCGCGTTCCACGCGCGGCGGTACCGCGGGTGTGCGCGTGGCCGAGCAGCGCGAGCGCGTGCGTGCGCAGGCGGAATTGGACCGTGAATGGGCGAGGACATCGCCCATCCCTGGCCGTTAA
- a CDS encoding argininosuccinate synthase codes for MKDRVVLAYSGGLDTTVAISWIAKERNAEVIAVSIDLGQGGEDMETVRQRALGAGAVESVVVDARDEFAEEYCLPTIKANGMYMKEYPLVSAISRPLIVKHMAEAAKEHNGTAVAHGCTGKGNDQVRFEVGFANTAPDLEIIAPVRDYAWTREKAIAFAEDNGIPIEQSKKSPFSIDQNVWGRAVETGFLEDLWNAPTKDVYAYTEDPALGQAPDEVIISFEAGKPVAIDGRKVTVLEAIEELNRRAGAQGVGRLDMVEDRLIGIKSREVYEAPGAVTLIRAHEALEAITVERELARYKRQIDAEWSNQVYDGLWFSPLKRSLDAFIESTQEHVTGDIRLVLHAGSIAINGRRSSKSLYDFNLATYDEGDSFDQSMARGFVELHGLSSKIASKRDLAN; via the coding sequence ATGAAGGATCGCGTAGTTCTCGCTTACTCCGGTGGGCTGGATACCACCGTCGCCATCAGCTGGATCGCCAAGGAACGCAACGCAGAAGTTATCGCCGTTTCCATCGACCTAGGCCAGGGCGGCGAGGACATGGAGACCGTACGCCAGCGCGCACTGGGTGCAGGCGCAGTCGAATCCGTTGTGGTGGATGCCCGCGACGAATTCGCGGAAGAGTACTGCCTGCCAACCATCAAGGCCAACGGCATGTACATGAAGGAGTACCCACTGGTCTCCGCGATCTCTCGCCCACTCATCGTGAAGCATATGGCCGAGGCCGCCAAGGAACACAACGGCACCGCTGTTGCCCACGGTTGTACCGGTAAGGGCAACGACCAGGTGCGCTTCGAGGTGGGCTTTGCCAACACGGCTCCGGATCTGGAGATCATCGCGCCAGTGCGTGACTACGCATGGACTCGCGAGAAGGCCATTGCCTTCGCCGAGGACAACGGCATTCCTATCGAGCAGTCCAAGAAGTCCCCATTCTCCATTGACCAAAACGTATGGGGCCGTGCTGTGGAAACCGGGTTCCTCGAGGACCTATGGAACGCGCCTACCAAGGACGTGTACGCCTACACCGAGGATCCGGCTCTTGGCCAGGCTCCCGACGAGGTCATCATCAGTTTTGAAGCTGGTAAGCCCGTTGCCATCGATGGTCGCAAGGTGACCGTGTTGGAGGCTATTGAGGAGCTAAACCGTCGCGCTGGTGCCCAGGGCGTGGGCCGGTTGGACATGGTGGAAGACCGCCTCATTGGAATTAAGTCCCGTGAGGTGTACGAGGCTCCCGGCGCGGTCACCCTGATCCGCGCACACGAAGCACTAGAGGCCATCACCGTGGAACGCGAGTTGGCTCGCTACAAGCGACAGATCGATGCCGAGTGGTCCAACCAGGTGTACGACGGCCTGTGGTTCTCCCCACTGAAGCGCTCCCTGGATGCCTTCATTGAGTCCACGCAGGAGCACGTCACCGGCGATATCCGCCTGGTGTTGCACGCCGGCTCCATCGCCATCAACGGTCGCCGTTCCAGCAAGTCTCTGTACGACTTCAATCTGGCTACCTACGATGAGGGCGATTCCTTCGACCAGTCAATGGCACGCGGTTTCGTTGAGCTGCACGGTCTGAGCTCCAAGATCGCTTCCAAGCGCGACTTGGCCAACTAG
- the argR gene encoding arginine repressor has protein sequence MAAALTRTARQDMIGRIIGAEKVSSQRELLDMLLVRGIDITQATLSRDLVDLGAKKIRSGGEVYYSLSTDVRIDGPDKLRRVLAELLVERDWSGNIAVLRTPPGAAQYLASILDRTEIGRVVATIAGDDTVFVLAREPLTGEELAEYFYQLSLS, from the coding sequence ATGGCTGCTGCGTTAACACGAACCGCCCGCCAAGACATGATCGGGCGCATCATCGGGGCCGAAAAGGTATCCAGTCAACGCGAATTGCTGGACATGTTGCTGGTGCGGGGAATCGACATTACCCAGGCCACGCTGTCACGGGATCTGGTGGATCTGGGTGCGAAGAAGATCCGCTCGGGCGGGGAAGTCTACTATTCACTGTCGACGGACGTGCGTATCGATGGCCCCGATAAACTACGGCGGGTATTGGCCGAATTGTTGGTGGAACGAGACTGGTCCGGCAATATAGCTGTGTTGCGTACCCCGCCTGGGGCTGCGCAGTATTTGGCAAGCATATTGGACCGCACTGAGATCGGCCGGGTTGTGGCTACGATCGCGGGCGATGACACGGTATTTGTGCTGGCTAGGGAGCCATTGACTGGTGAAGAACTGGCGGAATACTTCTACCAGTTATCCCTCAGTTAG
- the thiS gene encoding sulfur carrier protein ThiS, with protein sequence MIYTVNQEERTSDGPVTIAEVVRQEIGPDGTDAKGLAVALNQSVVPRSRWDEQTLDDGDEIDLLVAVQGG encoded by the coding sequence ATGATTTACACGGTAAATCAGGAAGAGCGCACCAGCGATGGGCCTGTGACTATCGCAGAGGTCGTGCGCCAAGAGATCGGCCCCGACGGGACCGATGCCAAAGGGCTGGCCGTTGCACTGAACCAATCTGTAGTCCCACGCAGTCGTTGGGACGAACAAACACTTGACGATGGCGATGAGATCGATCTGCTCGTCGCAGTGCAGGGTGGTTAA
- a CDS encoding ThiF family adenylyltransferase, whose translation MTTHHGEKPFLSLPTQEQLRTARHLNLPGFGPQQQQRLHDAKVLIVGAGGLGCPAMQSLAAAGVGTIVLYDDDVVDVTNLQRQILFSAADVGRPKVEVAAQQLRRLQPELTVETHRERLTEANILEACRRVDVVLDGSDNFATKFLVADAAEITAVPLVWATVLRYAGQLSVFRTGVVGLRDIFPDQPSGDSIPDCASAGVLGATTAVMGSLAATEVIKLLTGIGEPLEGKMLSYDALSATTRVYTVAADPERTPVRELSETAEDTVACGVPNHGANDVRSTLLELIASRGAVALDVREYHEKLLADLPEVGAGAASEFLAMSELAASDGTLDEASEKVNAFLQRHANEDVVVYCASGVRSQHFVDTYGQVAGDVGVSLYNLPGGVQG comes from the coding sequence GTGACTACCCACCACGGTGAAAAGCCGTTCCTCAGTTTGCCCACGCAGGAGCAACTGCGCACCGCCCGCCACCTGAACCTGCCTGGGTTCGGCCCTCAGCAGCAACAGCGCCTGCACGATGCCAAGGTCCTGATCGTTGGCGCCGGTGGTTTGGGGTGCCCCGCCATGCAATCATTGGCGGCAGCCGGAGTGGGCACCATCGTGTTGTACGACGACGATGTGGTGGATGTAACCAACCTGCAGCGCCAGATCCTGTTCAGCGCCGCGGACGTGGGGCGCCCAAAAGTCGAGGTAGCTGCGCAGCAGCTGCGGCGCCTTCAACCCGAGCTCACGGTTGAGACCCATCGCGAACGCCTCACCGAGGCGAATATCCTCGAAGCCTGCCGACGGGTAGATGTTGTACTGGATGGTTCGGACAACTTCGCTACGAAGTTTTTGGTTGCCGACGCCGCCGAGATCACCGCAGTCCCACTCGTCTGGGCGACCGTTCTGCGCTATGCCGGCCAGCTTTCGGTCTTCCGCACCGGGGTTGTTGGCTTGCGGGATATCTTTCCCGACCAGCCCTCCGGGGATTCCATCCCGGATTGCGCTTCCGCGGGAGTACTGGGGGCCACGACCGCGGTCATGGGTTCCCTCGCCGCCACGGAAGTCATCAAGCTACTTACTGGCATTGGCGAACCCTTGGAAGGCAAAATGCTCTCCTACGATGCACTGAGTGCCACCACACGGGTGTACACCGTCGCTGCAGACCCCGAGCGCACCCCAGTACGCGAGCTGTCAGAAACCGCTGAAGATACGGTTGCGTGCGGTGTACCCAACCATGGTGCCAACGATGTGCGCAGCACATTGCTGGAGCTCATCGCCAGCCGCGGGGCAGTAGCGCTGGACGTGCGGGAATATCACGAAAAGCTACTGGCCGACTTGCCCGAGGTGGGCGCCGGTGCAGCTTCCGAGTTTCTGGCCATGTCCGAATTGGCGGCATCCGATGGCACGCTGGACGAGGCGTCGGAAAAAGTCAACGCCTTCCTACAGCGCCACGCCAACGAAGATGTAGTGGTCTACTGCGCTTCAGGGGTGCGTAGCCAGCATTTCGTGGATACATACGGGCAAGTCGCCGGTGATGTTGGTGTGTCGCTGTACAACCTGCCAGGTGGGGTGCAGGGCTGA